One Pseudomonas tolaasii NCPPB 2192 genomic window carries:
- a CDS encoding MFS transporter, whose translation MTTAPLTRSLTRSDYKTLSLSALGSALEFYDFIIFVFFAAVVGKLFFPPDMPEWMRLVQTFGIFAAGYLIRPLGGIVMAHFGDLLGRKKMFSLSIFLMALPTLAIGLLPTYAQVGLLAPVLLLLMRIIQGAAIGGEVPGAWIFVAEHVPAKRIGYAVGVLTVGLNLGILLGSLVATGLNSAYTPEQIADYAWRIPFLLGGVFGLLSVYLRRWLHETPVFAELQQRKALAAEVPLRAVLREHRESIVLSMLLTWLLSAGVVVVILMTPALLQGVYHFPPKVSLQANSLAILALSVGVVAAGWLSDRIGAGRVLVFGCAGMALSCWALYASLAGHPEWLFPLYILTGLFVGTVAAAPFVMVKGFPAAVRFSGLSFSYNLAYAVLGGLSPVFVSLLLKESPMGPAYYVALVCVVGMAVGAYLWKRGR comes from the coding sequence ATGACCACCGCGCCCCTGACGCGCTCGCTGACCCGCAGCGACTACAAAACCTTGTCGCTGTCCGCCCTGGGCAGTGCCCTGGAGTTCTACGACTTCATCATTTTCGTGTTTTTCGCCGCGGTGGTGGGCAAGCTGTTTTTCCCGCCCGACATGCCCGAATGGATGCGCCTGGTGCAAACCTTCGGCATTTTTGCCGCCGGCTACCTGATTCGCCCATTGGGTGGAATCGTGATGGCGCACTTTGGCGACCTGCTGGGGCGCAAGAAGATGTTCAGCCTGAGCATTTTCCTGATGGCGCTGCCGACCCTGGCCATCGGTTTGCTGCCGACTTATGCACAGGTCGGCCTGCTGGCGCCGGTGTTGCTGCTATTGATGCGCATCATCCAGGGCGCGGCGATTGGTGGTGAAGTGCCGGGCGCGTGGATTTTTGTGGCCGAGCACGTACCGGCCAAACGCATCGGTTATGCCGTGGGCGTGTTGACCGTAGGCCTGAACCTGGGGATTTTGCTCGGTTCATTGGTTGCCACGGGCCTCAACAGCGCCTACACCCCGGAGCAGATCGCCGATTACGCCTGGCGCATTCCGTTTCTGCTGGGCGGCGTGTTCGGGTTGTTGTCGGTGTACCTGCGCCGCTGGCTGCACGAAACGCCGGTGTTTGCCGAGCTGCAACAGCGCAAGGCGCTGGCGGCTGAAGTGCCATTGCGTGCAGTGCTGCGTGAACATCGCGAGTCGATCGTACTGTCGATGTTGCTGACCTGGCTGCTCTCGGCCGGCGTGGTGGTGGTCATCCTGATGACACCGGCCTTGTTGCAGGGCGTGTATCACTTCCCGCCGAAAGTTTCGCTGCAAGCCAACAGCCTGGCCATTCTGGCGCTGAGCGTGGGCGTGGTGGCGGCGGGCTGGTTGTCGGACCGCATCGGCGCCGGGCGCGTGCTGGTGTTTGGCTGCGCGGGCATGGCGCTTTCGTGCTGGGCGCTGTACGCCAGCCTGGCCGGCCATCCTGAATGGTTATTCCCGCTGTATATCCTCACCGGTTTGTTTGTCGGCACCGTGGCCGCGGCGCCCTTTGTGATGGTCAAGGGTTTCCCGGCGGCGGTGCGTTTCAGCGGCTTGTCGTTTTCCTACAACCTGGCCTACGCCGTGCTCGGCGGCCTGAGCCCGGTGTTCGTGTCTTTACTGCTCAAAGAGAGCCCGATGGGCCCGGCTTACTATGTGGCGCTGGTGTGTGTGGTGGGCATGGCCGTTGGCGCGTATCTCTGGAAACGCGGGCGTTAA